tatatatatctaaGTTAAATCTGAACCTTCAGGTTTAACATTTAAATTGGCAAGGCTTTTTGATGTCACCATCAAACACTAGAAACCTCGGTTTAAGGTTGGACTAGATTTAAAGATATTTTTTTGGCAACATGGTGATGTAGTGGTGTGTTTATGTTCAGGCCTCTCGGTTGAGGTTGACTGTttttgttttaatgaagtttacttttaaaaaaaaatcaaacactAGAAACATCCAACAAAAAAGTAAACGGCTGTTGAAGCAAAATTAGCAAACAAACAAATGAACGATTAACAAGAGCGGGAGATAATAACTAATAAAACTGTTAAATCAAACTGTCCGGCCTTGCAAGTGTTTTTACTCATCGTCTCCTATGATTTCTACAACCACACTTCGAAGACTCACTGTCAAACCCCACCACAcactctcccacttcacccaaacCCCATCAACCCTTGATCACACCATCATCACCCAAACATCCACTCTAATAAACCACCCAAACTGGGAACAAAACACCCACCTCAAATCACTCACTTCCCACATGAGCCCCGAACAAGCATGCAACCTCATCTCCATCAACCAACACAACACCGAACTCTGTGTCCGCTTCTTCAAATGGGTTTGCAAACACTCCACTTATTGTTACACCATTGATGGTAGAATCCAGATTTTGTATCATCTTATGCGTTGTAACCTTTTTCGGGTTTTACACAAGGCGGTTGTTGCGTTTGTTAAAGACTGCTGTTGTTGTAGTGTGATTGATGGTTTGAGAGTGGTTGGTTTTGTTGATGAAATGAGGGAGTATGGGTTCGGGATTGGGTACCCGTGTTATAGTACTCTTTTGATGTGTTTGAGTAAGTTGCAGATGGGTTTATCGGCTTTTTCGGTTTATAAACGAATGGTGAATGATGGGTTTGTTTTGGGGTTGATTGATTACAAGATGTTGGTTAATGCTTTGTGTAAGAGTGGCCTTGTGCGAGCTGCGGAGACGTTTGTTTCGCGAGTTGTGAAGATTGGGTATGATGTGGATGTTCATATTGGTACTTCTTTGGTGTTGGGGTATTGCAGGATTGGTGATGTTAAAGACGcctaccaagtgtttgatgaaatgcgtAAGAGAAACGGGTGTGGTGTAAATGAGGTGACTTTTACGGTATTGATTCATGGTTTATGTGAGGTGGGTAAGGTGTCCGAAGCGTTTCAGTTAAAGGAACAAATGGCTGTTAATGGATGTCGACCAAGTACACGAACGTATACCGTTCTTATTAAAGCGGTTTGTGATACGGGGTTGACCGATAAGGCTATGTGTTTACTTGATGAAATGGTGAAGAAGGGAAGTGACCCGAACGCTCATACTTTTACGATACTAATCGACGGGTTATGTCGGGAAGGTAGAATCGAGGAGGCGAATGGGATCTTCAGGAAAATGGTGAAAGACGGATTGACTCCAAACACAGTTACGTTTAATGCGCTTATCAACGGTTACTGCAAACACGGAAGGGTTGTTTCGGCTTTTGAGCTTCTTGCCATGATGGAGAAAAGAAACAGTAGGCCGAATATTCGCACCTACAATGAACTTATGGAAGGATTATGTAGAATTGGTAAGCCTTACAAAGCCATGATATTGTTAAGAAAGATAATCGACAACGGTTTGTGGCCCGAGAGGCTAACTTATAACATATTGGTTGACGGTTTCTGTAGGGAAGGTCAACTTGATATGGGGTTTCGGTTACTAAAATTAGTTGATTCGTTGTACTTTGTTTCCGATCAGTTTGCTTACACAACTCTCATCGATCGGCTTTCCAAAGACGGAAAACTGGATCAAGCAAACGGGCTATTGGGATTCATGATGAAGAAGGGAATACATCCAGACGAAGTGACAATTACCGCGATTATTAACGGGTATTGCAAGAATCGTAGAATAGAAAACGCGGTTACGGTTCTTGATACAACTCTCTCGTCGAAAAATCTTACTTTGACTGGTCCGCACATCTTCAACTTGCTGATTGATGCTTTCAGTAAAGATATGAAATTCGGTTTAGCATATGCAATGATCGCAAAGATGTTGAAATGCTGTGTAACTCCTTCTGTGGTGACTTACACGACTTTAATCGACGGGTTTTGCCAAACTGGTGATATTAATCGGTCATTGGAAGTTTTTGAACTAATGAAACGTTGTAATTGCGCCCCAAATGTGTACACTTACACGGTTTTGGTTAACGGGTATTGTCAAACTGGGACATTAGGGGAAGCGGTGAAGCTTTTAAACACAATGTACGATTCGGGTGTGTCACCAAATGTTATTACGTACACTATATTAATTAAAGCATACGTTAAATCCGGTGATTTGGAACATGCATTTGAAATCTTGAATGATATGGTAAAAAACAAGTGCCAACCAAACTTTGAGACGTTTTCTGCGTTGCTTGAAGGATTAGTTATCTCTAAAAGTGTTACCGACGGTTCTTTAACGGTGTTTAAAGAGTTGGGTTCTTCTCATGTTGTTGAGTTCGTTCAAAAAGCGAAGAA
This genomic stretch from Helianthus annuus cultivar XRQ/B chromosome 8, HanXRQr2.0-SUNRISE, whole genome shotgun sequence harbors:
- the LOC110870421 gene encoding pentatricopeptide repeat-containing protein At3g07290, mitochondrial, with protein sequence MRCNLFRVLHKAVVAFVKDCCCCSVIDGLRVVGFVDEMREYGFGIGYPCYSTLLMCLSKLQMGLSAFSVYKRMVNDGFVLGLIDYKMLVNALCKSGLVRAAETFVSRVVKIGYDVDVHIGTSLVLGYCRIGDVKDAYQVFDEMRKRNGCGVNEVTFTVLIHGLCEVGKVSEAFQLKEQMAVNGCRPSTRTYTVLIKAVCDTGLTDKAMCLLDEMVKKGSDPNAHTFTILIDGLCREGRIEEANGIFRKMVKDGLTPNTVTFNALINGYCKHGRVVSAFELLAMMEKRNSRPNIRTYNELMEGLCRIGKPYKAMILLRKIIDNGLWPERLTYNILVDGFCREGQLDMGFRLLKLVDSLYFVSDQFAYTTLIDRLSKDGKLDQANGLLGFMMKKGIHPDEVTITAIINGYCKNRRIENAVTVLDTTLSSKNLTLTGPHIFNLLIDAFSKDMKFGLAYAMIAKMLKCCVTPSVVTYTTLIDGFCQTGDINRSLEVFELMKRCNCAPNVYTYTVLVNGYCQTGTLGEAVKLLNTMYDSGVSPNVITYTILIKAYVKSGDLEHAFEILNDMVKNKCQPNFETFSALLEGLVISKSVTDGSLTVFKELGSSHVVEFVQKAKKHGVGDSDLYSFLITGLYKAGRILEGDELVQEMMRKGYFPDIYVCSHIMEHLCKQRKYDDCVAWMKRMFDRGLMPSFGLYCCLVRGFQKEGRSVELQDLMSDYSSKAGVEDRDGVSTYMDFLVNCDEHDECFEVLKVVERLSNQERPVI